Proteins encoded in a region of the Zunongwangia endophytica genome:
- a CDS encoding site-specific integrase: protein MASIKTILRKTVLKNGKYPVLLRVTKDRKSKFFRTPFEVHLNEWDSKLGRFSKKYNQQIKSNRLLGKIEDRALSVISELEMNQDFYTLNDFENKFRIESNPEASNIFPFWDELIDEMKMAGRMGNADVYHHTKNSVQKFAKNKPIHFKEVTPTFLDKYEVYLRNKGGTGGGIGVKMRAIRAIFNVAIKRNIIDEKVYPFKHYKISKLKGKSIKKALKIEEVHRLQNLDLNDKPHLVNSRNYFIFSFYTRGMNFADMMKLRWDNIYSDRIHYTRSKTKGNFIIKIMPPVQRILNYYKGNNHSYVFPIILHENLTPSQLNNRKRKTLKKFNKDLKELGELAKIDKPITSYVARHSFANCLKQKGAGTDIISESLGHQDVKTTKAYLKELDTAILDEASELLLEK from the coding sequence ATGGCATCAATCAAAACAATCCTACGAAAAACAGTATTGAAGAATGGAAAATATCCAGTTCTTTTACGTGTCACTAAAGATAGAAAATCAAAATTTTTTAGAACACCATTCGAAGTTCATTTGAATGAGTGGGATTCTAAGCTAGGCAGATTTAGTAAAAAGTACAATCAGCAAATTAAATCAAATAGATTGCTCGGAAAAATTGAAGACAGAGCTTTATCTGTAATTTCCGAATTAGAAATGAATCAGGATTTTTACACTCTAAATGATTTCGAAAATAAATTTAGAATTGAATCTAATCCAGAAGCTTCAAATATTTTTCCATTTTGGGATGAACTGATTGATGAAATGAAAATGGCTGGAAGAATGGGAAATGCGGACGTATATCACCATACTAAAAACTCAGTTCAGAAATTCGCAAAGAATAAGCCTATTCATTTTAAAGAGGTCACTCCTACATTTTTAGACAAGTATGAAGTTTATCTCAGAAACAAAGGAGGAACTGGCGGGGGAATTGGAGTTAAAATGCGCGCCATTAGAGCGATTTTCAATGTTGCAATTAAGCGTAATATTATAGATGAAAAAGTATACCCTTTTAAGCATTACAAAATTTCCAAACTAAAAGGAAAATCTATAAAAAAAGCGCTCAAAATCGAAGAGGTACACCGACTTCAAAACCTTGATTTAAATGACAAGCCACATTTAGTGAATAGTAGGAATTATTTCATTTTTAGTTTTTATACGAGGGGAATGAATTTTGCTGATATGATGAAATTAAGATGGGATAATATCTACAGCGATAGAATACATTATACGCGATCAAAGACAAAAGGGAACTTTATCATCAAAATTATGCCGCCTGTACAACGAATATTGAATTATTATAAGGGCAATAACCATTCTTACGTCTTTCCTATTATACTTCATGAAAACCTAACTCCAAGTCAACTAAACAACCGGAAAAGAAAAACGCTCAAAAAATTTAATAAGGATTTGAAAGAATTAGGAGAACTTGCGAAAATTGATAAGCCTATTACAAGTTATGTGGCCAGGCATAGCTTTGCCAATTGCCTAAAGCAAAAAGGCGCCGGTACAGATATTATTAGTGAATCCTTAGGTCATCAAGATGTTAAAACAACTAAAGCATACTTAAAAGAGTTGGATACGGCAATCTTGGATGAAGCAAGTGAATTATTGTTAGAAAAATAA
- a CDS encoding PDZ domain-containing protein, with the protein MKFFKKLLKWMVIIALFVIVAILGSVYYIYSGLSDMSEAKFKFSSTYDTIPFYFSNSGHMLIDVKFGKESNTYPFILDSGASNTIFARFADDFDLEDNGYLPSIGSLGNFFWSEVKEIDRLKLGNLAFTDLNFQVSSISGQCIEAYGIIGIGVMRHLVWQIDFEEQILIVTKELSDQTIASSDLKFDLDQNPYGHQLYIPVHLSKGKKNIDVCVDLGSSGYLSLDENLILRDSLKLKSKTIFGEGSGGLGEQKEAVAQEKIYLMDTLKFSDTDFQINNLPINSQKGHLDLLGLGFFRKFKTTISWRDNRLILSPIDSLDFMPKIIGFNMNFEEESKETFISTVIKNSPAQKAGIQLDQKVIDINGIAIKNSDDFCKARSALQKDKIIDVHIKDNNMSKHYKVKEEYLFELN; encoded by the coding sequence ATGAAATTTTTCAAAAAATTATTAAAATGGATGGTGATAATAGCCCTGTTCGTTATCGTTGCCATCCTAGGTTCGGTCTATTATATTTATTCTGGTTTATCGGATATGTCTGAAGCCAAATTTAAATTTTCTTCAACCTATGATACGATTCCTTTTTATTTTTCGAATTCCGGTCATATGCTTATTGATGTGAAGTTTGGTAAAGAAAGTAATACATATCCTTTTATACTGGATAGTGGAGCCTCTAATACTATTTTTGCACGTTTTGCGGATGATTTCGATTTAGAAGATAATGGCTATTTACCAAGTATAGGATCTTTAGGTAACTTTTTTTGGTCTGAGGTTAAAGAAATAGATCGATTGAAATTAGGAAACTTAGCCTTTACCGATCTTAATTTTCAGGTTTCATCTATTTCTGGCCAATGCATCGAGGCATATGGTATTATAGGAATTGGTGTCATGAGACATTTGGTCTGGCAAATTGATTTCGAAGAACAAATACTAATAGTTACAAAAGAGTTAAGTGATCAAACTATTGCCTCATCAGATTTAAAATTTGACTTGGATCAGAATCCTTATGGACATCAATTATATATTCCTGTTCATTTATCGAAAGGAAAGAAAAATATCGATGTCTGTGTAGATCTAGGAAGTAGTGGGTATTTAAGTTTAGATGAAAATCTAATTTTAAGAGATTCATTAAAATTAAAATCAAAAACTATATTTGGAGAAGGCTCTGGCGGTCTTGGCGAACAAAAGGAAGCAGTCGCTCAAGAAAAGATATATCTTATGGATACCCTTAAGTTTTCAGATACTGATTTTCAAATCAACAATTTACCAATCAATTCGCAAAAAGGACATTTGGACTTATTAGGGTTAGGGTTCTTTCGAAAATTTAAAACAACAATAAGCTGGAGAGATAATAGACTAATTTTGTCCCCTATTGATTCTCTAGATTTTATGCCTAAAATTATAGGTTTCAATATGAATTTTGAAGAAGAGAGCAAAGAAACTTTTATATCTACAGTAATTAAAAATTCTCCAGCTCAAAAAGCTGGAATTCAGCTGGATCAAAAGGTTATCGACATCAATGGAATAGCTATAAAAAATAGCGATGATTTTTGTAAGGCACGATCTGCATTACAAAAAGATAAAATTATAGATGTTCATATAAAAGACAATAATATGTCTAAACATTATAAGGTTAAGGAAGAATACCTTTTTGAATTGAATTAA
- a CDS encoding tetratricopeptide repeat-containing sensor histidine kinase produces MDSSYYYLKNEDSVRFFKTNSRAITFTNKINDSTGKATAYWDRGQFYYYFGVMDSAYFYFDKAQKGFARIGNKKRAGQLLLNMAVIQGYYKNYTGSEILLSEAINDLKDQGANKSLYFAYNNLGTLSRNLKEFERSVIYYKKAEEYLKEVDDANEYPSLWNNLGLVYTTNGEYKKALDYYTKGLKAQRKLKSEDVDLEIKAMLIDNRAYAKQNLLDTIGIYEEYLEALMIREDQELYAGQSMSYIHFSEYFILKGDTSNAISLALKSKMVADKINATENYLESLKLLADIDLDKALDYTKEYIKLSDSLYFVERGIRNKLARIRFETDEYINETKTLNQRIFRISTITGIIIIFLILISIIVYQRSRNRLFRQKEEAGKEIYKLILNQQQFFEDGREKERLNISRELHDGVLGQLFGLRLSLDILNEDDSKESKQKRKNYIEEIAKVAKEIRNISHKLNVSSFVTVNFKVILEELVNQQKVHGLRVNFEIDEEINWDKISDDIKINIYRILQEALTNINQHANAQLLKISILRRQNTMYLTIADDGVGFSSDKAIGIGIKNMKSRCKSIGADFALSSKLTVGTKISISVKIK; encoded by the coding sequence TTGGACTCTTCCTACTATTACTTAAAAAATGAAGACTCAGTTCGTTTCTTTAAAACAAATTCCAGAGCTATTACTTTTACCAACAAAATAAATGATAGTACAGGAAAGGCAACCGCTTACTGGGATAGAGGACAGTTTTACTACTACTTTGGCGTAATGGATAGTGCTTATTTTTATTTTGATAAAGCTCAGAAGGGGTTTGCTCGAATTGGAAATAAAAAGCGGGCTGGACAATTACTTCTAAATATGGCAGTTATTCAGGGATATTATAAGAATTACACCGGAAGTGAAATTCTTTTGTCTGAGGCTATAAACGATTTAAAGGATCAAGGCGCCAATAAAAGTTTGTATTTTGCTTACAACAATCTAGGTACGCTCTCCAGAAACTTAAAAGAATTTGAAAGATCTGTGATTTACTATAAGAAAGCAGAGGAATATCTAAAGGAAGTTGATGATGCGAACGAATATCCTTCATTATGGAATAATTTAGGTTTAGTATACACCACTAATGGAGAATATAAAAAAGCTCTTGATTATTATACGAAGGGTTTAAAAGCGCAAAGAAAACTAAAAAGTGAAGATGTTGATTTGGAAATTAAGGCGATGTTAATAGATAATCGAGCCTATGCTAAACAAAATCTTCTTGACACCATAGGCATTTATGAAGAGTACCTTGAAGCATTAATGATTCGAGAAGATCAGGAACTTTATGCGGGGCAGTCTATGAGTTATATACATTTTTCAGAATATTTTATTTTGAAAGGGGATACATCCAACGCGATTAGTTTGGCTCTCAAATCGAAAATGGTAGCAGATAAGATAAATGCAACCGAAAATTATTTGGAATCATTGAAGCTTTTGGCCGATATCGATCTTGACAAGGCTCTAGACTACACTAAAGAGTACATAAAATTATCTGATAGTTTATATTTTGTTGAAAGGGGCATTCGTAATAAGTTGGCGAGAATTCGATTTGAAACGGATGAATATATAAATGAGACAAAAACCTTAAATCAGCGCATATTTAGAATATCTACAATAACTGGAATAATTATAATTTTTCTCATCTTGATATCGATTATAGTTTATCAAAGATCTCGAAATAGATTATTTCGCCAAAAAGAGGAAGCAGGGAAAGAAATTTATAAGTTGATTTTGAACCAACAACAATTTTTTGAAGATGGTAGGGAGAAAGAGCGTTTAAATATTTCCAGAGAATTACATGATGGGGTATTGGGACAACTTTTTGGATTACGCTTAAGTCTTGATATTTTAAATGAAGATGATTCCAAAGAAAGCAAGCAGAAAAGAAAAAATTATATTGAAGAAATTGCAAAAGTAGCTAAAGAAATAAGAAATATTTCTCATAAGCTTAACGTAAGCAGTTTTGTTACAGTCAATTTTAAAGTAATCCTGGAAGAACTTGTAAATCAGCAGAAGGTACACGGATTAAGAGTCAATTTTGAAATAGATGAGGAAATAAATTGGGATAAAATCAGTGATGATATCAAAATCAATATTTATAGAATTTTACAGGAGGCGCTTACCAATATCAATCAACACGCAAATGCACAACTATTGAAGATTTCGATTCTTCGTAGGCAAAATACTATGTATTTGACGATCGCAGATGATGGTGTAGGATTCAGTAGTGATAAAGCGATTGGTATTGGAATAAAAAATATGAAATCAAGATGTAAATCTATAGGAGCAGATTTTGCGTTATCTTCAAAATTAACCGTAGGAACTAAAATCTCAATTTCGGTTAAAATTAAATAG
- a CDS encoding response regulator, protein MSMIKILLVDDHPLILEGYQNVLSRLELPEIKLIIDTADKCDEAWQKIVSGNYDVVFLDINFPIDGNSRFISGEDLGAAIKKEYGSEMKLVILTVIDDSLRVHNILRNVNPDGFLVKGETNSEELVTCLKKVIKSPPFYGSTISKILHSGVMSTKIIDDIDRQILYQLSLGTKTKDIPQHVNLSLRAVEDRKRRLKEVMEVEKGGNKALLEKARKSGYI, encoded by the coding sequence ATGAGCATGATTAAAATTTTACTTGTAGATGATCATCCACTAATACTAGAAGGATATCAAAATGTATTAAGTAGATTAGAACTTCCTGAAATTAAATTAATAATAGATACCGCTGATAAATGTGATGAAGCTTGGCAGAAAATTGTCTCGGGAAATTATGATGTCGTGTTTTTAGATATAAATTTTCCAATAGATGGTAACTCTAGATTTATTTCTGGAGAAGATTTGGGAGCTGCGATAAAGAAAGAGTATGGTAGTGAGATGAAATTAGTAATCTTAACAGTTATAGATGATTCCTTAAGGGTACATAATATTTTACGTAATGTAAATCCTGATGGCTTCTTGGTGAAAGGAGAAACAAATTCCGAGGAACTTGTCACCTGTCTTAAAAAAGTAATTAAGAGCCCTCCATTTTATGGTAGTACTATTTCTAAAATATTGCATTCAGGAGTAATGAGCACTAAGATTATTGATGATATTGATCGTCAAATTCTTTACCAACTTTCTTTGGGAACCAAAACCAAGGATATTCCTCAACATGTTAATCTATCATTAAGAGCGGTGGAAGATCGTAAAAGAAGATTAAAAGAAGTGATGGAGGTTGAAAAAGGAGGAAATAAAGCACTGCTTGAAAAAGCTAGAAAGAGTGGTTATATTTAA